The following proteins come from a genomic window of Panicum hallii strain FIL2 chromosome 8, PHallii_v3.1, whole genome shotgun sequence:
- the LOC112903664 gene encoding proline-rich receptor-like protein kinase PERK2, with product MATLSPPQPSPLPDASNPPTSLSPALTPTPTTNSPPPALTPTPAATVPPCSPTPVSRTPPSGAPTGRNKSQRWCRDTPPTGKSGGGDAPQPSFLEALLGGIPARSSPAVSATPPRVREVGLSLARTPRAGIPW from the coding sequence ATGGCGACCCTCTCGCCTCCCCagccctctcccctccccgacGCCTCCAACCCACCCACCAGCCTCTCGCCGGCGCTCACCCCGACCCCAACGACCAACAGCCCCCCGCCGGCGCTCACTCCGACCCCGGCGGCCACCGTCCCACCCTGCTCCCCCACCCCGGTGTCGAGGACCCCTCCCTCTGGTGCACCGACGGGGCGCAACAAATCCCAACGCTGGTGCCGTGATACTCCACCAACTGGTaagtccggcggcggcgacgctccTCAGCCCTCCTTCCTAGAGGCGCTGCTGGGAGGTATTCCTGCGCGTTCGTCCCCCGCGGTATCGGCGACTCCCCCCCGAGTCCGCGAGGTGGGCTTATCCCTGGCCCGGACGCCTAGAGCTGGCATCCCGTGGTGA
- the LOC112903478 gene encoding helicase SRCAP-like, which translates to MIESAVDTSLVILTPIDGVPPAGESTDTAEDDASPTASPAEDDASLSASPAASVVPAPAAVECTSLVSPTIDEVSPAGATSTALDDDAVPSVPTAMLGPPELCPVPATVECAPLVPLFTIDGAPPVCANRLLCDDTSSPPATTASEVLAAVSDVAPIPVGDVEATVPSSGTPMGDLLAATTPLPAATTTTPVHPLVAPELCRRILPDNLIVYTRTPRRRDETPSATTEFLNKVVKLVEAIVPAPAIQKRRKKTAGPEARAD; encoded by the exons ATGATCGAGTCTGCAGTGGACACATCTCTGGTGATCTTGACCCCCATCGATGGTGTGCCCCCAGCTGGTGAATCCACTGACACCGCCGAGGATGATGCTTCTCCAACTGCTTCCCCCGCCGAAGATGATGCTTCTCTATCTGCTTCCCCTGCTGCATCGGTGGTTCCTGCGCCCGCTGCTGTCGAGTGCACATCTCTGGTCTCCCCCACCATTGATGAGGTGTCTCCGGCTGGCGCGACCTCGACCGCCCTCGACGACGATGCTGTCCCTTCTGTTCCCACTGCTATGTTGGGGCCTCCGGAGCTGTGCCCGGTTCCCGCGACTGTCGAGTGCGCACCTCTGGTCCCTTTGTTCACCATCGATGGTGCACCTCCAGTCTGCGCGAACAGGCTCCTCTGCGATGACACATCCTCGCCCCCTGCGACCACGGCGTCTGAGGTGCTGGCTGCCGTCTCTGACGTTGCCCCGATCCCTGTGGGCGACGTTGAGGCTACTGTTCCCTCTTCCGGTACCCCGATGGGGGACCTGCTGGCTGCGACGACTCCCTTGCCAGCTGCGACCACGACCACACCCGTGCATCCGCTGGTCGCTCCTGAGCTGTGCCGCAGGATTCTCCCAGACAATCTGATTGTCTATACTCGGACGCCAAGGAGACGTGATGAAACTCCATCTGCGACTACTGAGTTCTTGAACAAGGTTGTTAAACTTGTGGAAGCCATTGTGCCGGCTCCGGCCATacaaaagagaaggaaaaaaacTGCAGGGCCG GAAGCTCGGGCTGACTGA